Proteins co-encoded in one Balneolaceae bacterium genomic window:
- the corA gene encoding magnesium/cobalt transporter CorA, with the protein MKERAKNVARKLQSTIVQNPFKRSYHKPPGQKPGTAVYTGVQKLDEVKMTVHDFDEQHHDVIPINKIESSESYLQSESKTWIQIQGLHDVEKLRTVWDYFELHPLIQEDIVNMSQRPKIEEYDDAVFVVMRMITSRNENGNSPNLQTEQISIVLGKNYVLSFQESDDPVFDPIIKRLEMEGTRLRKLGPDYLAYALIDTIVDHYYHALDLIGETIEELEEMILEEPEEKHLQKIHAMRRNLVHFRKSVWSLRDGLNSLIRDESPLISEEVKVFIRDVYDHLIQVIDIIETNREMVFGLYDMYMSGLSNRMNEVMKVLTIIATIFMPLTFVAGIYGMNFNPETSPLNMPELNWYYGYPATWVVMIILSILMGFYFKRKGWL; encoded by the coding sequence ATGAAAGAACGGGCAAAAAATGTAGCCAGAAAACTTCAAAGTACCATCGTTCAAAATCCATTTAAACGCTCCTACCATAAACCGCCGGGACAAAAACCTGGTACAGCCGTTTATACAGGAGTACAAAAACTGGATGAAGTTAAGATGACTGTTCATGATTTTGATGAACAACATCATGATGTCATCCCAATTAATAAAATTGAATCTTCAGAGTCTTACCTGCAGTCTGAATCAAAAACATGGATCCAGATTCAGGGACTGCATGATGTTGAAAAACTCCGAACAGTCTGGGATTATTTTGAACTTCATCCGCTGATCCAGGAAGATATCGTAAACATGTCTCAGCGCCCTAAAATTGAGGAGTATGACGATGCTGTTTTTGTAGTTATGCGAATGATTACAAGCAGAAATGAAAACGGAAACTCACCGAATCTGCAGACAGAACAGATCAGTATTGTATTAGGAAAGAACTATGTACTGTCATTCCAGGAGAGTGATGACCCCGTTTTCGATCCGATCATTAAACGGCTGGAAATGGAAGGCACCCGGCTCAGGAAGCTTGGCCCCGATTATCTTGCATATGCCCTTATCGATACTATAGTCGATCACTATTATCACGCCCTGGATTTGATCGGCGAGACCATTGAAGAGTTAGAGGAGATGATTCTTGAAGAACCGGAAGAGAAACATCTGCAAAAAATTCATGCGATGCGACGAAACCTGGTGCATTTCAGAAAGTCGGTTTGGTCTCTTCGTGATGGTTTGAACTCGCTCATTCGGGATGAATCTCCTCTTATTTCCGAGGAAGTAAAAGTCTTTATCAGGGATGTTTATGATCATTTGATCCAGGTGATTGATATCATTGAAACCAACAGGGAGATGGTGTTTGGCCTCTACGATATGTACATGTCCGGGCTCAGCAATCGCATGAACGAGGTGATGAAAGTTCTGACGATTATAGCCACTATCTTTATGCCACTAACGTTTGTAGCCGGCATTTACGGGATGAATTTTAACCCCGAAACAAGCCCTTTAAATATGCCGGAATTAAACTGGTATTATGGATACCCTGCAACATGGGTGGTTATGATAATTCTTTCGATTCTTATGGGATTCTATTTTAAAAGAAAAGGATGGCTTTAA
- a CDS encoding FMN-binding negative transcriptional regulator yields MYQKKNYIEEDDSAIFDFINEHPFATFVLKGDRLLGTHIPVLTEGDSNQFRLFGHISNHFNEQKEYLTDDAEALLIFHGPNAYISSSWYEKKSISTWDYSAVHVNARIKVQTDQELERSLEKLVHHFEKNQEKPLYYDKIPEKKIENQFPHITGFWADPFHIEAVAKLHQGYKKEDVESTIRHLEKQDAPEAQRLAELMRKEHKKSG; encoded by the coding sequence ATGTATCAGAAAAAAAATTATATAGAAGAAGATGATTCAGCTATTTTTGATTTTATAAATGAGCATCCGTTTGCCACATTTGTACTGAAAGGAGATCGATTACTGGGGACACATATCCCGGTTTTAACTGAAGGAGATTCCAACCAATTCAGGCTATTTGGGCATATTTCGAATCATTTTAACGAACAAAAAGAATATTTGACCGATGATGCAGAAGCATTGCTGATATTTCATGGGCCAAACGCCTACATCTCATCATCCTGGTATGAAAAGAAAAGCATTAGTACGTGGGATTATTCAGCAGTTCATGTGAACGCCCGAATTAAAGTACAAACAGATCAGGAGCTTGAGAGATCACTGGAAAAATTGGTCCATCATTTTGAAAAGAATCAGGAAAAACCTCTCTATTACGATAAGATTCCCGAAAAAAAGATTGAGAATCAGTTCCCTCATATCACCGGATTCTGGGCTGATCCGTTTCATATCGAGGCGGTTGCAAAACTACACCAGGGATATAAGAAGGAAGATGTTGAATCCACAATCAGGCATTTGGAAAAACAGGATGCCCCTGAAGCCCAACGATTAGCTGAATTGATGAGAAAGGAGCATAAGAAATCCGGTTAA
- a CDS encoding beta-galactosidase — MRTNWLSLFLVLCLLPLFSNAQPHPDQVYEPDFLPFSVWYSGGDARAPMLSEITPESEEQWREDLQQIKDLGFNTVRTWVEWQRVEPREGEYHFENLRLLMRLADEVGLKVFIQVYADSAPEWLGRQYSDAKFTTQSGVQVEPQAAPGYCVDHAGVHEAMMNFYTETAKVANEYDNFYGWDLWSEPHIINWSNIDYVQNAQFCYCSYTQERFRNWLRDKYDSLEHLNTAWHRSFNSWNQVSPPRFSTILSYTDYIDWKTFIYEKLQQDLADRYNAVRRADMTNVITSHAAVSSIIISPHMGLGATDDFLMADAVDYYGVSIYPKHNHPERHWPAWRVMNMMDFSRSANIDNNGWYVGEMQAGKGTIALLVGDPVTPGDHNVWAWTAISKGARGVNIYAYHPMSSGYESGGYGLINQDGSLTDRAYNVGEIAQTVTENMDLFLKSKPVPAEVAIVYNPLSQMVGGAQRRSDYPGGHHDSLIGYYRVFAENNIPVDFIHRQDLANKDLSQYKLVILPWSMMLTDDASDGLKQFVEEGGYAVAEARTAWNDERGYASERIPGMGLAEVFGVYEDQVWMREEDLDFPVIDRQHPATQLLQAGRNLTGTLYGSSFKPYSGSEIQILGTFGMTGKPAITVHKYGEGEAMMIGTFLGLANYPDLKEGNSSFIKGLADWADVERKVTSSHDGSDSAIVDIQLQENEGGYLLFAINHAETEEVVSIFLQVDEDGSYSLIELTHEKESTLEAEDGVLVIETNLPGRDARVWEIEK; from the coding sequence ATGCGTACCAATTGGCTTTCTCTGTTTCTCGTACTTTGTCTCTTACCTTTATTCTCAAATGCCCAACCACATCCTGACCAAGTCTATGAACCGGACTTTCTCCCATTTTCAGTTTGGTACAGCGGGGGCGATGCACGGGCTCCGATGCTTTCTGAGATTACTCCGGAATCAGAGGAACAATGGCGGGAAGATCTCCAACAGATTAAAGATTTGGGGTTCAATACCGTGCGGACTTGGGTAGAATGGCAGCGGGTTGAGCCGAGAGAAGGGGAGTATCATTTTGAAAATTTGCGTTTGCTGATGAGGCTGGCGGATGAGGTGGGTCTGAAAGTTTTTATCCAGGTGTATGCGGATTCAGCTCCTGAGTGGCTTGGGAGGCAATATTCGGATGCAAAGTTTACAACTCAGAGCGGTGTTCAAGTAGAACCCCAAGCGGCCCCGGGGTATTGTGTGGATCATGCCGGAGTGCATGAGGCGATGATGAATTTTTATACAGAGACTGCCAAAGTTGCCAACGAATACGACAACTTTTACGGCTGGGATCTGTGGAGTGAACCGCACATCATCAACTGGTCGAATATTGATTATGTTCAGAATGCACAGTTCTGTTACTGCAGTTATACACAGGAGAGATTTCGAAACTGGCTGAGGGATAAATACGATTCGCTGGAACATTTGAATACTGCATGGCATCGAAGTTTTAACTCATGGAATCAGGTCAGCCCTCCGCGATTCAGCACCATTTTGAGCTATACAGATTACATTGACTGGAAGACATTTATTTATGAGAAATTACAGCAGGATCTGGCGGATCGATACAATGCAGTTCGCCGGGCCGATATGACCAATGTAATTACCTCTCATGCAGCTGTTTCGTCGATTATCATTTCGCCGCATATGGGATTAGGTGCTACGGACGATTTCCTGATGGCTGATGCTGTGGATTATTACGGAGTGTCGATCTATCCGAAACACAATCACCCTGAACGGCACTGGCCGGCCTGGCGTGTGATGAACATGATGGATTTCTCCCGAAGTGCCAATATCGACAATAATGGCTGGTATGTTGGTGAGATGCAAGCCGGGAAAGGGACAATTGCACTGCTTGTTGGTGATCCTGTGACGCCTGGCGATCACAACGTTTGGGCGTGGACAGCGATCTCAAAAGGAGCCAGGGGAGTGAATATTTATGCCTATCACCCGATGTCATCCGGGTATGAATCGGGCGGATACGGATTGATCAACCAGGATGGCAGCCTGACGGATAGAGCTTATAATGTTGGTGAAATTGCTCAAACCGTAACGGAGAACATGGATCTGTTTTTGAAATCCAAACCGGTTCCCGCGGAAGTAGCGATTGTGTATAATCCTCTGTCTCAGATGGTGGGCGGTGCACAGCGTCGATCCGATTATCCCGGAGGACATCATGATTCTTTGATCGGATACTACCGCGTGTTTGCTGAGAATAACATACCGGTTGATTTTATCCATCGACAGGATCTGGCAAATAAAGATCTTTCACAGTATAAACTGGTAATTTTACCCTGGTCAATGATGCTGACCGATGATGCTTCTGACGGGCTTAAACAGTTTGTAGAGGAGGGCGGTTATGCTGTAGCTGAGGCTCGAACGGCGTGGAATGATGAAAGAGGATATGCCTCCGAACGAATTCCGGGAATGGGACTGGCCGAAGTGTTCGGCGTGTACGAAGACCAGGTTTGGATGCGCGAAGAGGATCTGGATTTCCCGGTGATCGATCGGCAGCATCCAGCAACTCAACTACTTCAGGCCGGACGAAATCTGACCGGAACTCTCTATGGAAGTAGCTTTAAACCCTATTCAGGATCAGAAATCCAGATCCTTGGTACGTTTGGCATGACAGGAAAACCGGCCATCACCGTTCACAAATATGGGGAAGGCGAAGCGATGATGATTGGAACCTTCTTAGGATTAGCGAACTATCCGGATCTCAAAGAAGGAAACTCATCATTTATAAAAGGACTGGCGGATTGGGCTGACGTTGAACGAAAAGTCACAAGTTCTCACGACGGCAGCGACTCTGCTATTGTGGATATCCAACTCCAGGAAAATGAGGGTGGCTATTTGCTGTTTGCCATCAATCATGCTGAAACGGAAGAAGTGGTGAGTATTTTCTTACAGGTTGATGAGGACGGAAGTTATTCTTTGATAGAGCTTACCCACGAGAAAGAATCAACTCTGGAAGCGGAAGATGGAGTTTTGGTGATTGAGACAAATCTGCCTGGACGAGATGCGAGAGTTTGGGAAATAGAGAAATAA
- a CDS encoding putative toxin-antitoxin system toxin component, PIN family codes for MKIFADTNVLVSAFTARGLCADLLKVILADHQLMTGEFVLQELQRVLTKKLNVPENKVAAVIQFLRKHYIEPIPDEPSRIHVRDEDDRWVLESAIKAKADILVTGDKDLLDISKNVSKLKIISPRGFWELLQK; via the coding sequence ATGAAGATTTTTGCTGACACAAATGTTCTGGTCAGCGCTTTCACGGCAAGAGGACTTTGTGCGGATCTGCTTAAAGTAATCCTTGCAGATCACCAATTAATGACGGGTGAATTTGTACTGCAAGAACTACAACGAGTGCTGACCAAAAAGCTTAATGTTCCTGAAAATAAAGTTGCCGCTGTTATTCAATTTCTTCGCAAACATTATATAGAACCGATCCCGGACGAACCTTCCCGGATACATGTCAGAGATGAAGATGACCGATGGGTATTGGAATCAGCTATAAAGGCAAAAGCTGATATATTAGTTACAGGTGATAAAGACCTTTTGGATATCTCAAAAAACGTTTCAAAGCTCAAGATTATCTCACCAAGAGGATTCTGGGAATTACTGCAAAAATAG
- a CDS encoding type II toxin-antitoxin system VapB family antitoxin, with amino-acid sequence MDTTLTIRIDKELEQLLEESARRSGRSKSELVRQALKRQLNIESFQQLRKELLPYGEAQGWLTDEDVFSEIT; translated from the coding sequence ATGGATACAACTCTCACAATTAGAATTGACAAAGAGTTAGAACAACTTCTTGAAGAATCAGCAAGACGATCCGGCCGGTCTAAAAGTGAGTTGGTCAGACAGGCTTTAAAACGACAATTAAACATCGAATCATTTCAGCAGTTGCGAAAAGAACTTCTACCCTATGGCGAAGCACAGGGATGGCTGACAGATGAAGATGTTTTTAGTGAAATCACATGA
- a CDS encoding M28 family peptidase yields MKQLLLFACALLFTVIANAQEMPDDPQMYAIIDSVSADRIEADIRTLAGFGTRHTMSDTTSATRGIGAARRWIKEEFESISAECNGCLEVYEQRTLVEGDSTTRIDEDTWVVNEYAILRGTKHPNRYVIMSGDIDSRASDVMDETIDAPGANDNASGMAGTIEAARVLSQYEFGSSIIFAGLSGEEQGLYGGRFLAEKAVEEGWEIIGVLNNDMIGNIEGVDGVIDNRTFRIFSEPYSAQATERELQLKRFYGGENDGISRQLARYIYETTEAYMPEMNPMLIYRLDRFGRGGHHRPFNEAGFAGVRIMEAHEDYTEQHQDIRTENGIEYGDMIEEVNFEYAKKLTAVNAVALASLAKAPPAPQNVEIGGAVQPSTTLRWENPDSDLVQGYKIYWRMTTEPLWTNSRFVGDVSEFTLEGIVIDNYLFGVSSVGKNGYESVISYPGGLIRE; encoded by the coding sequence ATGAAACAACTTTTACTCTTTGCATGCGCCCTCCTTTTCACTGTCATTGCAAACGCACAGGAGATGCCCGATGATCCTCAAATGTACGCAATCATCGACTCGGTCAGTGCAGATCGGATCGAAGCAGACATCCGAACTCTGGCCGGATTCGGAACTCGGCATACAATGTCAGATACTACATCAGCCACGCGAGGAATTGGCGCGGCGCGGCGGTGGATTAAAGAGGAATTTGAATCGATCAGTGCTGAATGCAACGGCTGCCTGGAAGTGTATGAACAACGAACACTTGTCGAAGGTGATTCAACAACCCGAATTGATGAGGATACCTGGGTAGTAAACGAATACGCGATTTTGAGAGGCACCAAGCATCCGAATCGATATGTGATTATGAGCGGGGATATTGACAGCCGAGCCTCAGATGTGATGGATGAAACGATCGATGCTCCCGGAGCCAATGATAATGCCTCGGGAATGGCCGGAACGATTGAGGCCGCACGTGTTCTTTCGCAGTATGAGTTTGGTAGCAGCATCATTTTTGCGGGACTCTCCGGCGAAGAGCAAGGATTGTACGGTGGACGATTCCTCGCAGAAAAAGCTGTCGAGGAAGGCTGGGAGATTATTGGTGTGCTGAACAATGATATGATCGGGAATATCGAAGGAGTGGACGGTGTGATTGACAATCGGACATTTCGAATTTTTTCAGAACCCTATTCCGCCCAGGCTACGGAAAGAGAACTCCAACTGAAACGATTTTATGGCGGAGAGAATGACGGCATTTCTCGTCAGCTTGCGCGGTATATTTATGAAACGACAGAAGCCTATATGCCGGAGATGAATCCGATGCTTATTTATCGACTGGACCGGTTTGGACGCGGCGGACATCACCGGCCATTCAACGAAGCAGGTTTTGCGGGTGTGCGAATCATGGAAGCCCACGAAGATTACACCGAACAGCACCAGGATATTCGAACAGAAAACGGTATTGAGTATGGAGATATGATCGAAGAAGTGAACTTTGAATACGCCAAAAAACTGACGGCGGTCAATGCGGTTGCGCTGGCATCGTTAGCGAAAGCACCGCCTGCCCCACAAAATGTAGAAATTGGCGGTGCCGTTCAGCCCTCCACAACTCTCCGCTGGGAAAACCCGGACAGTGACTTGGTGCAAGGGTACAAAATCTACTGGCGCATGACGACGGAACCGCTCTGGACGAATTCAAGATTTGTTGGAGATGTCAGTGAATTTACTCTGGAAGGAATCGTCATTGACAACTACCTGTTTGGCGTTTCCTCCGTTGGAAAAAATGGGTACGAAAGTGTGATTTCTTATCCGGGTGGGCTTATTCGGGAATAG
- a CDS encoding type II toxin-antitoxin system RelE/ParE family toxin: MEVIWTNQAVRKLNKFVDYIARDDYKTAESWALKLIERTDQLIDQPDSGRVVPEYDEPTLREIIYGNYRIIYRVRQEENAVYIQTVWHVRQNPPESSQQLK; the protein is encoded by the coding sequence GTGGAAGTAATCTGGACGAATCAAGCTGTTAGAAAGCTGAACAAGTTTGTCGATTATATTGCCCGGGATGATTATAAAACCGCCGAGAGTTGGGCGCTGAAATTGATTGAAAGGACAGATCAATTGATCGATCAGCCAGATTCTGGTCGCGTAGTTCCAGAGTATGATGAGCCAACACTGAGAGAAATTATTTATGGCAACTATCGAATCATCTACAGAGTTCGGCAAGAAGAAAATGCTGTTTATATTCAAACCGTGTGGCACGTTCGGCAAAACCCACCTGAATCAAGTCAGCAGTTGAAATAA
- a CDS encoding type II toxin-antitoxin system Phd/YefM family antitoxin, which translates to MPNARIELDQDIQPLSEFRKHAADFIERIKKQKRSIVLTQHGKSAAVLVDVSEYQRMIDKIDLMEELIEAERQIARGEIVSNEEAKKQIKENLAKWK; encoded by the coding sequence ATGCCCAATGCACGAATAGAATTAGACCAAGATATCCAACCTCTTTCCGAATTTAGAAAACATGCTGCGGATTTTATCGAGCGCATTAAAAAGCAAAAGCGGTCCATTGTGTTAACACAGCACGGCAAAAGTGCCGCTGTTTTGGTTGATGTATCAGAATATCAGCGCATGATCGACAAAATTGATTTGATGGAGGAATTGATTGAGGCTGAGCGACAAATAGCACGGGGAGAAATTGTTTCAAATGAAGAAGCAAAAAAGCAGATTAAAGAAAATCTCGCCAAGTGGAAGTAA
- a CDS encoding Dabb family protein: MKYIFLILFSFLLFTSCSNSDTAENNTPNNNEVQEMSEQLRHVVLFKFKDSATEADIKEVEEAFLALPSKIETIKDFEWGLNNSPEGLNKGFTHCFLLTFDSEEGRATYLPHPAHKEFGEILQPHLEDVMVVDYWAK; the protein is encoded by the coding sequence ATGAAATATATATTCCTGATACTCTTCTCATTCCTATTATTTACAAGCTGTTCAAATTCAGATACGGCTGAAAACAACACTCCCAATAACAACGAAGTACAAGAAATGTCTGAGCAATTACGCCACGTGGTACTATTTAAGTTTAAAGATTCAGCGACCGAAGCTGATATTAAAGAGGTTGAAGAAGCTTTTTTAGCATTGCCCTCAAAGATAGAGACGATTAAAGATTTTGAATGGGGACTGAATAATAGCCCTGAAGGATTGAATAAAGGGTTTACTCACTGTTTTCTTCTCACATTTGACAGCGAAGAGGGACGAGCTACCTACCTGCCTCATCCGGCTCATAAAGAGTTTGGTGAGATATTACAGCCTCATCTTGAAGATGTGATGGTGGTGGATTACTGGGCTAAATGA
- a CDS encoding sterol desaturase family protein, giving the protein MPLALSYCLMPGCTPGIASIMKCRFSGDFIKSTTPIIRWTSPPPAGFILEKSSSLELFRIAIIALFGIYFWELVLYEIVMFTVVQFHHANIGLSHNIDRMLRAIIVTPDMHRVHHSRWQPETDSNYSSLFSFWDRIAKTFRLREKPEEIELGLDEYDDEKDQTVGGMLKTPLKKND; this is encoded by the coding sequence ATGCCATTGGCGCTATCTTACTGTTTGATGCCTGGATGTACACCTGGCATCGCATCAATCATGAAGTGCCGTTTTTCTGGAGATTTCATAAAGTCCACCACACCGATAATAAGATGGACGTCACCACCGCCAGCCGGTTTCATTTTGGAGAAATCTTCTTCTCTGGAGCTCTTCAGAATCGCAATTATTGCCCTGTTTGGCATCTACTTCTGGGAGCTGGTTCTCTACGAAATTGTGATGTTTACGGTCGTTCAATTCCACCATGCAAATATTGGCCTGTCTCACAACATAGACCGAATGCTGCGTGCGATTATCGTTACACCGGATATGCATCGCGTTCACCACTCCCGCTGGCAACCGGAGACCGATTCCAACTATAGCTCACTCTTCTCGTTTTGGGATCGTATCGCCAAAACTTTCCGCCTCAGAGAAAAACCGGAAGAGATTGAATTGGGACTGGATGAGTACGATGATGAGAAAGATCAGACCGTTGGCGGAATGTTGAAGACGCCTCTTAAAAAGAATGATTAA
- a CDS encoding DUF427 domain-containing protein produces MKNLPNWAANHRDKWEYRGQKRPSFAVEPKKGQESVWDYPRPPVLDPDKRDVVVKWNNSIIANSSRTIRLLETASPPTFYIPPQDVNLDKLIKTDKTSRCEWKGKAMYWDILLNEDKIINAAWSYQDPFDDYKDIAGYFCFYPKKVQCFVDGKKVRPQPGGFYGGWITDEIVGPVKGESDKTYL; encoded by the coding sequence ATGAAGAATTTACCCAATTGGGCGGCTAATCACAGAGACAAATGGGAATACAGAGGACAAAAACGTCCATCTTTTGCTGTAGAACCGAAAAAAGGTCAGGAATCAGTCTGGGATTATCCCCGTCCCCCCGTTCTTGACCCTGATAAAAGAGATGTAGTTGTGAAATGGAATAATAGTATTATAGCAAACAGCTCAAGAACGATTCGTCTGTTGGAGACAGCGAGTCCACCCACTTTTTATATACCACCCCAGGATGTCAATCTCGATAAATTGATAAAAACAGATAAAACCAGCCGATGCGAATGGAAAGGAAAAGCTATGTATTGGGATATTCTTTTAAATGAGGATAAAATTATCAATGCGGCCTGGTCATACCAAGACCCATTTGATGATTACAAAGATATTGCAGGATATTTCTGTTTTTACCCTAAAAAAGTGCAATGTTTTGTTGATGGTAAAAAGGTAAGACCGCAACCCGGTGGATTTTATGGAGGATGGATTACCGATGAAATTGTAGGTCCGGTTAAAGGAGAATCCGATAAAACTTATCTTTAA
- a CDS encoding lysophospholipid acyltransferase family protein: MKQSKTEFIPAQESRWFIFIFDLYMRSLFWRRFKNVWVDQEYQPSKTSKTIYYLNHTSWWDGLIPLLLNRKLFRQNARAMMEDKQMREHGLFKRIGAFSVNLENPRSAVRSLRYAAESMKRENSSLFIYPEGKIYPFTTKNIQFRDGLAWIANRVQDADVVPIGIYFTTANYDKPELFLKIGKPVEFNSETDRPKLKALFEDNLESLLEKLESQAHDESFRFDKI, from the coding sequence TTGAAACAATCCAAAACCGAATTCATACCGGCGCAGGAATCACGTTGGTTCATTTTTATTTTTGACCTGTACATGCGTTCGCTATTCTGGCGAAGATTTAAAAACGTTTGGGTAGACCAGGAATATCAACCATCAAAAACCAGTAAAACGATCTACTATCTAAATCACACCTCCTGGTGGGATGGCCTGATTCCCCTCCTGCTCAACAGAAAACTGTTTCGGCAAAATGCCCGCGCGATGATGGAGGATAAGCAGATGCGGGAGCACGGACTCTTCAAGCGAATTGGTGCGTTTTCAGTCAATCTCGAAAATCCGAGGTCAGCGGTTCGATCTCTTCGCTATGCGGCTGAATCGATGAAACGTGAAAATTCATCACTTTTTATTTACCCCGAAGGAAAAATTTATCCATTTACAACAAAAAATATTCAATTTCGAGACGGTCTTGCATGGATTGCAAATCGTGTACAGGACGCTGATGTGGTACCCATTGGAATTTATTTTACTACAGCAAATTATGATAAACCGGAACTGTTTTTGAAAATTGGAAAACCTGTAGAGTTCAACTCTGAAACAGATCGGCCAAAATTGAAAGCTCTATTTGAAGACAATCTTGAAAGTCTTTTAGAAAAATTAGAGTCTCAGGCTCACGATGAATCTTTCAGATTCGATAAAATTTAA
- a CDS encoding O-methyltransferase, whose amino-acid sequence MKLINREIAEYTESFTSKESKTLKELVRVSEKELEFIDMLSGPQVGKLLNMLVQISGAKRILEVGTFTGYSAIWMADALPDDGTLITLEMNERYRDISKPFFERESYQNKIKQKMGNALEVIPTLSGKFDLIFLDADKISYPTYYEMLKPKLRSGGILVIDNVLWDGYVLRPSSEKSRAIHKLNKMVRDDKDVEQVMIPVRDGITIVRKK is encoded by the coding sequence ATGAAATTGATAAACAGAGAAATAGCAGAATATACAGAATCGTTCACATCCAAAGAGTCAAAAACACTAAAAGAGCTGGTTCGGGTTTCTGAAAAAGAACTGGAATTCATCGATATGCTCAGTGGCCCTCAGGTGGGAAAATTATTGAATATGTTGGTTCAAATTTCTGGTGCGAAACGAATTCTGGAAGTCGGAACATTCACCGGGTATTCGGCGATTTGGATGGCTGATGCTCTTCCAGACGATGGCACATTAATCACTCTTGAGATGAATGAACGATATCGGGATATCTCAAAACCATTCTTTGAACGGGAATCCTATCAAAATAAGATTAAACAGAAGATGGGAAATGCTCTGGAAGTGATTCCAACACTCTCAGGGAAATTTGATTTGATCTTCCTTGATGCTGATAAAATCAGTTACCCGACTTATTACGAAATGCTCAAACCAAAACTGAGATCGGGTGGAATTCTTGTAATTGATAATGTGCTTTGGGATGGCTATGTGCTACGGCCTTCATCTGAAAAATCCAGAGCTATTCACAAACTGAATAAAATGGTTCGGGATGATAAAGATGTGGAACAGGTGATGATTCCGGTGCGAGATGGAATTACGATTGTGAGGAAGAAGTAG